The following coding sequences lie in one Microvirga sp. 17 mud 1-3 genomic window:
- the ctaD gene encoding cytochrome c oxidase subunit I has product MANAVDAAHADHHDHPTFWRRWFYSTNHKDIGTLYMLFGFTAGLVGAALSIGMRLELQEPGLQFFSNPQAFNVFVTGHGLIMVFFMVMPTLIGGFGNWFVPLMIGAPDMAFPRMNNISYWLTVAGFGLLVCSLFVEGAPGSNGFGGGWTVYPPLATAGHPGPALDFGILALHLAGAGSILGAINFITTILNMRAPGMTLHKMPLFAWAMLVTAFLLLMTLPVLAGAITMLLTDRNFGTTFFDPAGGGDPILYQHLFWFFGHPEVYIMILPAFGIISHIVSTFSRKPIFGYLGMAYAMAAIGVVGSVVWAHHMFTVGLSLQTQAYFVFATMVIAVPTGVKVFSWIATMWGGSVRFTAPMYWAVGFIFVFTVGGVTGVVLANAPVDRYMHDTYYVVAHFHYVLSLGAVFGIFAGIYYWFPKITGYIMPEWIGKTHFWIAFIGANVLFFPQHFLGLSGMPRRYADYPDAFAGWNLVSSIGAYIFAAGLLFFMFGVIYALVRKEKAAGNPWGEGATTLEWTLSSPPPFHQFNDLPRIADTGH; this is encoded by the coding sequence ATGGCAAATGCAGTTGATGCCGCTCACGCGGATCACCACGATCACCCGACCTTCTGGCGCCGGTGGTTCTATTCCACGAACCACAAGGACATCGGCACGCTCTACATGCTGTTCGGCTTCACGGCCGGCCTCGTGGGCGCCGCCCTTTCCATCGGCATGCGGCTCGAACTCCAGGAGCCGGGCCTCCAGTTCTTCTCCAATCCCCAGGCCTTCAACGTCTTCGTGACGGGCCACGGCCTCATCATGGTGTTCTTCATGGTGATGCCGACCCTGATCGGCGGGTTCGGCAACTGGTTCGTGCCGCTGATGATCGGTGCGCCGGACATGGCGTTCCCGCGCATGAACAACATTTCGTACTGGCTCACGGTCGCGGGCTTCGGCCTGCTGGTCTGCTCCCTCTTCGTCGAGGGCGCGCCGGGCTCCAACGGCTTCGGCGGCGGCTGGACCGTCTATCCGCCTCTGGCAACGGCCGGCCATCCCGGTCCGGCGCTCGATTTCGGCATCCTGGCGCTCCACCTCGCCGGCGCCGGCTCGATCCTGGGCGCGATCAACTTCATCACCACCATCCTGAACATGCGCGCTCCCGGCATGACGCTGCACAAGATGCCGCTCTTCGCCTGGGCCATGCTGGTCACCGCCTTCCTCCTCCTGATGACGCTCCCGGTTCTGGCCGGCGCCATCACGATGCTGCTGACGGACCGTAACTTCGGAACGACCTTCTTCGATCCGGCCGGCGGCGGCGACCCGATCCTGTACCAGCACCTGTTCTGGTTCTTCGGTCACCCCGAAGTGTACATCATGATCCTGCCGGCCTTCGGCATCATCAGCCACATCGTCTCCACCTTCTCCCGCAAGCCGATCTTCGGTTACCTCGGCATGGCCTATGCCATGGCGGCGATCGGCGTGGTCGGCAGCGTGGTGTGGGCGCACCACATGTTCACGGTCGGCCTCTCGCTCCAGACCCAGGCCTACTTCGTGTTCGCCACCATGGTGATCGCGGTGCCGACGGGCGTGAAGGTGTTCTCGTGGATCGCCACCATGTGGGGCGGTTCGGTCCGCTTCACGGCCCCGATGTACTGGGCCGTCGGATTCATCTTCGTGTTCACCGTGGGCGGCGTCACCGGCGTCGTGCTGGCGAACGCTCCGGTCGATCGGTACATGCACGACACCTACTACGTGGTCGCCCACTTCCACTACGTGCTGTCGCTGGGCGCCGTGTTCGGCATCTTCGCGGGCATCTACTACTGGTTCCCGAAGATCACCGGCTACATCATGCCGGAGTGGATCGGTAAGACGCACTTCTGGATCGCCTTCATCGGCGCCAACGTGCTGTTCTTCCCGCAGCACTTCCTGGGCCTCTCGGGCATGCCGCGCCGCTATGCGGATTATCCGGACGCCTTCGCGGGCTGGAACCTGGTCTCGTCCATCGGCGCTTACATCTTCGCGGCCGGCCTCCTCTTCTTCATGTTCGGCGTGATCTACGCCCTCGTGCGCAAGGAGAAGGCTGCCGGGAACCCGTGGGGCGAGGGCGCGACGACCCTGGAATGGACCCTGTCCTCCCCGCCGCCCTTCCACCAGTTCAACGACCTGCCGCGCATCGCGGATACGGGCCACTAA
- the coxB gene encoding cytochrome c oxidase subunit II, with protein MRIETSRLRSVTALSTAAVALVLGISEAAAGTGAPSPWEMSMQGMVTEVGRDLSNFHTYLVWLIAAICLFVLALLIIIVVRFNERSNPVPSRTTHNTMLEVAWTIVPVLILVAIAIPSFRLLRQQLVVPQADLVVKATGYAWYWGYEYPADQGGGFKFDSNMITEAKDLKPDQPRLLGADNPLVVPVGKVVKVQVTAADVLHSFAMPSFGVKVDAVPGRLNETWFRAEKEGVYFGQCSELCGNGHPYMPIEIRVVSEQQYAAWLAEAKQKYASVDGSGSLKLANAQ; from the coding sequence AGACTTCGATCGGTGACTGCCCTTTCCACGGCGGCGGTCGCACTTGTGTTGGGCATAAGTGAGGCAGCCGCAGGCACCGGCGCCCCTTCCCCTTGGGAAATGAGCATGCAGGGCATGGTCACGGAGGTGGGACGCGACCTGTCCAACTTCCATACCTACCTCGTCTGGCTCATCGCCGCGATCTGCCTCTTCGTGCTGGCGCTGCTCATCATCATCGTAGTCCGCTTCAACGAGCGGTCGAACCCGGTTCCGTCGCGGACGACTCACAACACCATGCTCGAGGTGGCCTGGACGATCGTCCCGGTCCTGATCCTCGTGGCGATTGCGATCCCGTCCTTCCGGCTCCTGCGTCAGCAGCTCGTGGTTCCCCAGGCCGACCTGGTCGTGAAGGCCACCGGCTACGCCTGGTACTGGGGCTACGAGTACCCGGCCGACCAGGGCGGCGGCTTCAAGTTCGATTCGAACATGATCACCGAAGCGAAGGACCTGAAGCCCGACCAGCCGCGCCTGCTCGGCGCCGACAACCCGCTGGTGGTTCCGGTCGGTAAGGTCGTGAAGGTCCAGGTCACGGCCGCCGACGTGCTGCACTCCTTCGCCATGCCGTCCTTCGGCGTGAAGGTCGACGCCGTCCCCGGCCGCCTGAACGAGACCTGGTTCCGGGCCGAGAAGGAAGGCGTCTATTTCGGCCAGTGCTCGGAGCTTTGCGGCAACGGCCACCCCTATATGCCGATCGAAATCCGCGTCGTGAGTGAGCAGCAATATGCCGCCTGGCTCGCCGAGGCGAAGCAGAAGTATGCTTCCGTCGACGGCTCCGGCTCGCTCAAGCTTGCGAACGCTCAGTAA